In the genome of Candidatus Poribacteria bacterium, the window GTCTCTTTCGGCTATACTTGCACACCACTCAAAGAAGGTTACCCAAGACGCATCGCTGATACTCTTGCTGAGGTGTTTGTTTTTTACCATATTAGATACGCGTAAGTCCTCTGCCACTAACACATTATTTTTTTGATGGTGGTAGAGTTTATAGACGAGTTTTCCGATAAAGTCTTTGCGTTTGTTTGTTGTTCGCTCATGGTGTAAAGCGAGTTTGTGTTTTTGTTTCTGCCAACGCTGGCTGCCTTTTTTCTTTCGAGAAAGGTCTGTAGAAT includes:
- a CDS encoding IS200/IS605 family accessory protein TnpB-related protein; translated protein: STDLSRKKKGSQRWQKQKHKLALHHERTTNKRKDFIGKLVYKLYHHQKNNVLVAEDLRVSNMVKNKHLSKSISDASWVTFFEWCASIAERDGLHFHQVDPKNTSQT